In the genome of Raphanus sativus cultivar WK10039 chromosome 4, ASM80110v3, whole genome shotgun sequence, one region contains:
- the LOC108852706 gene encoding glycine-rich protein 3 short isoform-like translates to MASKALFLLGLFALLLVVSEVVAASESQSGTVKSESEQTVQPDQYNGGQGGHGGYNGGGNGGYNGGYNGGGHGGYNGGRGGRGGYCRYGCCYRNYRGCVRCCSYAGEAVQTQPGH, encoded by the exons ATGGCTTCCAAGGCTTTGTTTCTGTTGGGTCTCTTTGCACTCCTTCTCGTCGTCTCAGAAGTGGTCGCAGCATCTGAAAGCCAGTCGg GCACTGTGAAGTCGGAGAGTGAGCAAACTGTGCAACCTGATCAGTATAATGGGGGACAAGGCGGCCATGGAGGCTACAACGGAGGAGGAAACGGGGGATACAATGGGGGATACAACGGAGGAGGACATGGGGGATACAACGGAGGTCGTGGAGGAAGAGGTGGTTATTGCCGCTACGGTTGCTGCTACAGAAATTACCGTGGGTGCGTAAGGTGCTGTTCTTATGCCGGGGAAGCTGTTCAGACACAGCCCGGTCACTAA
- the LOC108853175 gene encoding nucleolin 1 produces MDTYASQGSTVEKRPLERVGDLQRFLESVNFQRSRVRMSVEGFNHNRPEDEIESELINHFKSCGNLTRVEVPTDPVFESRAFVNFLGHKAKEKALQLDGSSIGDWKARVKYAPEEEEEEYQVAVRYERSLYTDLANDKRFFFGVAVWGYDTSLPVDVIESKLRAHFSSCGVITHVYVCPPDKSTNIYFSELQGEASALDLDGSQLDGFKITTVRVATATARTNPILAPGELKMVGYSVPAHYIEFAKEITKKLKDYMTEWRAKARREKVRALIRKQEVQGEGQGS; encoded by the exons ATGGACACGTACGCTAGCCAGGGATCCACCGTCGAG AAACGTCCGTTAGAACGTGTGGGTGATTTGCAACGCTTCTTGGAGTCGGTGAATTTCCAAAGATCCAG GGTTAGGATGTCTGTTGAAGGATTCAACCACAACCGACCTGAGGATGAAATCGAGAGTGAACTGATCAATCACTTCAAATCATGTGGCAATCTCACTAGAGTTGAAGTTCCCACAGACCCTGTGTTCGAGAG TCGTGCTTTTGTTAATTTTCTTGGACATAAAGCAAAAGAGAAAGCGTTGCAACTTGATGGAAGTTCTATCGGTGATTGGAAAGCTCGTGTTAAGTATGCAcccgaggaagaagaagaggaataCCAGGTGGCAGTACGTTATGAAAGGTCTCTGTATACTGACCTAGCCAATGACAAAAGATT TTTTTTTGGCGTTGCCGTTTGGGGTTATGACACTTCCCTTCCTGTAGATGTCATCGAGAGCAAGTTGAGAGCACATTTCTCTTCTTGTGGAGTGATAACACATGTTTACGTTTGTCCTCCCGACAAGTCTACCAATATCTATTTTTCCGAATTACAAGGTGAAGCTAGTGCCCTGGATCTTGATGGAAGTCAATTGGACGGATTCAAAATAACTACCGTGCGCGTAGCCACAGCCACGGCCAGAACTAACCCTATCCTTGCCCCCGGTGAATTAAAGATGGTTGGCTATAGTGTCCCAG CTCATTATATTGAGTTTGCCAAGGAGATCACTAAGAAGCTCAAAGATTACATGACTGAGTGGAGGGCCAAGGCTAGGAGGGAGAAGGTCAGGGCCCTTATTAGGAAGCAGGAAGTTCAGGGCGAGGGTCAGGGCTCGTAA
- the LOC108851513 gene encoding ubiquinone biosynthesis O-methyltransferase, mitochondrial gives MMNQMQRILAARRLSPSIIPPSCFLHRRWFSTSETDASSRHQKIETLEDKASSNKSRITPSTTSSLNEQELAKFSAIADTWWHSEGPFKPLHLMNPTRLAFIRSTLCRHFSKDPSSARPFEGLRLIDVGCGGGLLSEPLARMGATVTGIDAVDKNIKIARLHADMDPMTSTIEYQCTTAEKLVEEGRTFDAVLALEVIEHVANPAEFCKSLSALTIPNGATILSTINRSMRSYASAIVAAEYILQWLPKGTHEWSSFLTPEELTMILQRTSVDVKEMAGFVYNPITGRWLLSDDTSVNFIAYGTRKNDIGGDI, from the exons ATGATGAATCAAATGCAAAGGATCCTCGCTGCTCGTCGGTTATCTCCCTCAATCATACCTCCGTCGTGCTTCCTTCACCGGCGGTGGTTCTCGACCTCAGAAACTGATGCTTCTTCTAGGCATCAAAAGATCGAAACTTTGGAAGACAAAGCTTCTTCTAACAAAAGCCGAATCACACCGTCGACAACGTCTTCTCTCAATGAACAAGAACTTGCCAAATTCTCTGCCATTGCTGATACCTG GTGGCATTCTGAAGGGCCCTTTAAACCGTTGCATCTGATGAACCCAACTCGGTTGGCTTTCATCCGCTCCACCTTATGCAGGCATTTCAG tAAGGATCCGAGTTCCGCTAGGCCTTTTGAAGGACTGAGACTTATTGATGTTGGTTGTGGCGGTGGACTTCTTTCCGAG ccTCTAGCACGGATGGGAGCAACTGTCACAGGAATTGATGCTGTTGATAAGAATATCAAGATTGCTCGTCTTCACGCT GATATGGATCCAATGACTTCAACTATTGAATACCAATGTACTACAGCAG AAAAGCTAGTGGAGGAGGGGAGGACGTTTGATGCTGTTCTTGCCTTAGAG GTCATAGAGCATGTAGCCAACCCTGCAGAGTTCTGCAAGTCCTTGTCAGCATTGACCATCCCCAACGGAGCCACGATACTTTCCACAATTAACCGCTCCATGCGATCGTATGCATCAGCCATCGTTGCAGCAGAGTACATCCTACAATGG CTTCCTAAAGGCACACACGAGTGGTCAAGTTTTCTAACTCCTGAAGAACTTACTATGATACTACAACGCACTTCAGTCGAT GTGAAGGAGATGGCTGGATTTGTGTACAACCCTATAACAGGAAGATGGTTACTGTCAGATGACACAAGTGTGAACTTCATCGCTTATGGAACGAGAAAGAATGATATTGGAGGAGATATCTAA
- the LOC108851497 gene encoding uncharacterized protein LOC108851497, with amino-acid sequence MASLLEKATSTLNEAKESVTATAGSVGASLTDAQKTVAASTETARTSLADAQATVAATTETVKTEAEAAPGKVSGVSTQAREAVENVMSRGIEGAKSLFHGLEEKKTEISSKLVGAVTNVVGGASSSTTVASRDLPISTDNQPLLTGERGVDATPWWKNCCGVLDLLKTSTTK; translated from the exons ATGGCATCTCTCTTGGAAAAGGCAACTTCGACTCTTAATGAAGCCAAAGAATCCGTCACAGCCACTGCTGGATCCGTTGGTGCTTCTCTAACTGATGCTCAGAAAACCGTTGCAGCCTCCACTGAAACTGCCAGAACCTCTCTAGCCGATGCTCAGGCAACCGTTGCAGCCACAACTGAAACGGTCAAGACCGAGGCCGAAGCCGCGCCAGGGAAAGTGTCTGGTGTGTCCACACAG GCAAGAGAAGCTGTGGAGAATGTTATGTCAAGAGGTATAGAAGGAGCCAAGTCCTTATTTCATGGtttggaggagaagaagacCGAAATTTCCTCCAAGCTTGTTGGAGCTGTTACTAATGTCGTCGGTGGAGCATCGAGCAGCACCACCGTGGCAAGCCGAGACCTTCCAATATCCACAGACAATCAG CCTTTGTTAACTGGTGAGCGCGGGGTTGATGCGACGCCATGGTGGAAAAACTGTTGTGGAGTTCTTGATCTTCTCAAGACATCTACTACAAAATAA